A stretch of Electrophorus electricus isolate fEleEle1 chromosome 3, fEleEle1.pri, whole genome shotgun sequence DNA encodes these proteins:
- the hebp2 gene encoding heme-binding protein 2: protein MLKTIGQVVFSTGLQNPKFTPQDSKSQDYEVRTYHTTNWVSTTVTGTEQDAALSAGFKRLFKYINGSNEKNMKLEMTAPVTCLINPGEGPACEGSYSVSFYIPEEHQAEPPNPSTPELFIESRKEFTVFVRTFGGFANTEKTREELLKLSESLRRDGMAFKEAPYYRVGYDSPFKLVNRRNEVWLFKQEEGRQFEKLHPSTCGGNPH, encoded by the exons ATGTTGAAAACTATCGGTCAAGTGGTATTTTCAACAGGGTTGCAGAATCCAAAGTTTACCCCTCAAGACAGTAAG AGTCAGGACTATGAGGTCCGTACATACCACACCACAAACTGGGTCAGTACCACGGTCACTGGGACGGAGCAGGACGCAGCCTTAAGCGCTGGATTTAAGAGACTCTTCAAATACATCAACGGCAGTAATGAAAAGA ACATGAAATTGGAGATGACTGCACCAGTGACATGCCTGATTAACCCAGGAGAGGGACCAGCCTGTGAGGGCTCCTATTCTGTGTCCTTCTACATCCCTGAAGAGCACCAGGCTGAACCACCTAACCCCAGCACACCTGAGTTGTTCatagagagcaggaaagagttCACCGTATTTGTGAG GACTTTTGGTGGATTTGCCAACACTGAGAAAACACGAGAGGAGCTGCTGAAGCTGAGCGAGAGCCTGAGGAGGGATGGCATGGCCTTTAAGGAGGCCCCGTACTACCGCGTGGGCTATGACAGCCCCTTCAAACTAGTCAACCGCAGGAATGAAGTCTGGCTTTTCAAACAGGAGGAGG GGAGACAGTTTGAAAAGTTACATCCTTCAACATGTGGAGGAAATCCTCACTGA
- the kif25 gene encoding LOW QUALITY PROTEIN: kinesin-like protein KIF25 (The sequence of the model RefSeq protein was modified relative to this genomic sequence to represent the inferred CDS: inserted 3 bases in 2 codons; deleted 2 bases in 1 codon; substituted 2 bases at 2 genomic stop codons): MWDSVLVNCSKPGSPAVDAVSAVVHGPEDTQXAVFEEVKPLLTSQMGKYNVCIMAYGQTGNGKLYTMIGAQSEDPADPELHSQQGIIPKVANELFKLISDKATETHTLEVSIMEVYDNELLDLLAKXSVSGVKREDITSGCSSSEAPCLTYESVHSSAEVMQLIIAVLRMRDHNPTLVHRDSSRSLLIATLTITSKSPHALALACRLQSARQDLEHMPQRERWSPHCCRTASSLFSSSTSSPXMTPPSPRISISQAPLRTKLQLVDLAGSECVGMSGVSGTALWENSCCINCSLAALADVLGALAEHCARVPYRNCKLTHLIXDSIGGDSKLLLMLHFLTESLQALGFGPRRSPT, translated from the exons ATGTGG GACTCTGTTCTTGTGAACTGCTCCAAGCCTGGGAGTCCAGCAGTGGATGCTGTTTCAGCTGT GGTGCATGGTCCAGAGGACACACAGTAGGCTGTGTTTGAAGAAGTGAAGCCCCTTTTAACCTCTCAGATGGGTAA GTACAATGTGTGCATCATGGCATATGGGCAAACAGGCAATGGAAAGTTGTACACAATGATTGGAGCCCAGTCTGAGGACCCCGCAGACCCTGAACTTCACTCCCAGCAGGGCATCATCCCCAAAGTAGCAAATGAGTTATTCAA GCTGATCTCGGATAAGGCAACAGAGACTCACACATTGGAGGTATCCATCATGGAGGTTTATGATAATGAGTTATTGGATCTCTTGGCTA GGAGTGTCAGTGGGGTGAAAAGAGAGGACATCACCAGCGGCTGCAGCTCAAGTGAAGCACCCTGTCTTACCTATGA GTCAGTTCACAGCTCTGCGGAGGTGATGCAGCTGATCATTGCAGTGTTGAGAATGAGGGATCACAACCCCACACTGGTGCACAGAGACTCATCCAGATCCCTTCTCATTGCCACTCTCACCATCACATCCAAAAGCCCTCATGCTCTGGCATTGG CTTGCAGGCTGCAGAGTGCCAGACAAGACCTTGAGCACATGCCCCAGAGGGAACGTTGGAGCCCACACTGCTGCAGGACCGCCTCCTCCCTGTTCTCTagctccacctcctcacc TATGACTCCCCCTTCCCCTCGGATCAGCATCTCCCAGGCGCCTCTCAGAACCAAGCTGCAGCTGGTGGACCTGGCtggcagtgagtgtgtgg GCATGTCTGGAGTAAGTGGTACTGCTCTGTGGGAGAACTCCTGT TGTATAAACTGCAGCCTTGCTGCTTTGGCTGATGTTCTGGGAGCTCTGGCAGAGCACTGTGCCCGTGTGCCATATCGCAACTGCAAACTCACACACCTTATATAGGACTCCATAG GAGGAGATTCTAAGCTGCTGTTGATGCTGCACTTCCTCACTGAGTCTCTACAGGCTCTGGGCTTTGGTCCCAGGCGATCCCCCACGTAG